The Gymnodinialimonas sp. 57CJ19 genome includes a window with the following:
- a CDS encoding ABC transporter ATP-binding protein: MLDQVTDVDAQAETLLEVNNIEVIYNHVILVLKGVSLKVPKGGITALLGGNGAGKTTTLKAISNLLHSERGEVTKGAISYRGEKVQDLNPSDLVERGVIQVMEGRHCFEHLTVEENLLTGSYTRKDGRGAIAADLDLVYEYFPRLKERRTSLAGYTSGGEQQMCAIGRALMSRPETILLDEPSMGLAPQLVEQIFGIVKRLNEEQGVTFLLAEQNTNVALRFAHYGYILESGRVVMDGPAAELRENPDVKEFYLGMSDDGRKSFRDVRSYRRRKRWLS; the protein is encoded by the coding sequence ATGTTGGATCAGGTGACTGATGTTGATGCACAGGCAGAGACGCTGCTGGAGGTCAACAATATTGAGGTGATCTACAACCACGTGATCCTCGTGTTGAAGGGCGTGTCATTGAAGGTGCCCAAGGGCGGGATTACCGCGCTTCTGGGCGGCAATGGCGCGGGAAAGACCACGACGTTGAAGGCGATTTCCAACCTGCTGCATTCCGAGCGCGGGGAAGTCACCAAGGGCGCGATTTCGTATCGCGGAGAGAAGGTGCAGGATCTGAACCCCTCGGATCTGGTGGAGCGGGGCGTTATTCAGGTCATGGAAGGACGCCATTGTTTTGAACATCTGACCGTTGAGGAGAACCTGCTGACGGGCAGCTACACGCGCAAGGATGGGCGCGGGGCAATCGCGGCGGATCTGGACCTTGTTTACGAATATTTCCCAAGGCTGAAGGAGCGGCGCACCTCGTTGGCGGGCTATACCAGCGGCGGAGAGCAGCAGATGTGCGCGATCGGGCGGGCGTTGATGTCGCGGCCCGAGACGATCTTGCTGGACGAGCCGAGCATGGGTCTTGCCCCGCAGTTGGTGGAGCAGATTTTCGGTATCGTGAAGCGGTTGAACGAAGAGCAGGGGGTGACCTTCCTGCTGGCCGAGCAGAACACCAATGTGGCGCTGCGATTTGCCCATTACGGCTATATCCTCGAGAGCGGTCGCGTGGTGATGGACGGCCCGGCGGCGGAGTTGAGGGAGAACCCCGACGTGAAGGAGTTCTATCTGGGCATGTCCGATGATGGGCGAAAGTCGTTCCGCGATGTCCGGTCGTACCGGCGCCGCAAGCGCTGGTTGAGCTGA
- a CDS encoding ABC transporter substrate-binding protein — MKKLTLLAVTSAMVAGTPAMADLVFPDLSYRTGAYAAGGIPFSDGYQDYFALLNARDGGIGGVEARVVECETAYNTERGVECYESTRDEGALVYQPLSTGITYQLIPRATADGIPLHTMGYGRTSAANGDVFSHVFNYPANYWDAASVIVNQLLEENDGSLEGQTIALLYHNSAYGREPIRTLEELSAMHGFELTQLAVDHPGQEQGNQWLQIRRERPDYVVMWGWGVMNQVAIQEAINTRYPMENFIGNWWAGADHDVESAGADAAGYRSLNMNRLGDMPVFAEIQEMVIDAGLNAGDGSNLGNVLYTRGMYAAMLAAEAAAMAQEIHGVADIDASMMRDGMEALNITNARMEELGMPGIGPEFSVSCENHGGSGMAIMQQWDGSQWVTLTDFIAPDDSVIDPLVAEDSAQYATENGIESQCGES; from the coding sequence ATGAAAAAACTGACACTGCTGGCTGTGACCAGCGCAATGGTGGCTGGTACGCCCGCGATGGCGGACCTTGTGTTCCCCGACCTCAGCTACCGGACGGGCGCCTATGCGGCAGGCGGCATTCCGTTCTCGGACGGGTATCAGGACTACTTCGCACTGCTCAACGCCCGTGACGGCGGCATCGGCGGCGTCGAGGCCCGCGTGGTGGAGTGCGAGACCGCCTACAACACCGAGCGCGGCGTGGAATGCTACGAGAGCACCCGCGACGAGGGCGCGCTGGTCTATCAGCCGCTGTCCACCGGCATCACCTACCAGTTGATCCCGCGCGCCACCGCCGACGGCATCCCGCTGCACACGATGGGCTATGGCCGGACTTCTGCCGCCAATGGCGACGTCTTCAGCCATGTCTTCAACTACCCGGCGAACTACTGGGACGCGGCCTCGGTGATCGTGAACCAGCTGCTGGAAGAGAACGACGGCTCCCTCGAAGGGCAGACCATCGCGCTGCTGTATCACAACTCGGCCTATGGTCGCGAGCCGATCCGCACGCTGGAAGAGTTGAGTGCAATGCACGGGTTTGAACTGACTCAGCTGGCTGTGGATCACCCGGGTCAAGAGCAGGGCAACCAATGGCTGCAAATCCGCCGGGAGCGTCCCGATTACGTCGTGATGTGGGGCTGGGGCGTGATGAACCAGGTTGCCATTCAGGAAGCCATCAATACACGCTACCCGATGGAGAACTTCATCGGTAACTGGTGGGCTGGTGCCGATCATGACGTTGAATCGGCGGGTGCAGATGCCGCGGGCTACCGGTCCCTGAACATGAACCGTTTGGGCGATATGCCCGTGTTTGCTGAAATTCAGGAGATGGTGATCGACGCCGGTCTGAACGCGGGCGACGGCAGCAACCTGGGCAACGTGCTTTACACGCGCGGCATGTATGCGGCGATGTTGGCAGCCGAAGCGGCGGCCATGGCGCAGGAGATCCACGGCGTGGCAGACATCGACGCGTCTATGATGCGCGACGGCATGGAAGCGCTGAACATCACCAACGCGCGTATGGAAGAACTGGGCATGCCCGGTATCGGGCCTGAGTTCTCGGTTTCTTGCGAGAACCACGGTGGCAGCGGCATGGCGATTATGCAGCAGTGGGACGGATCACAGTGGGTCACGCTGACTGACTTTATCGCCCCCGATGATAGCGTCATTGATCCGCTGGTTGCGGAAGATTCCGCGCAATATGCGACTGAGAACGGGATCGAATCTCAGTGCGGCGAGAGCTGA
- a CDS encoding branched-chain amino acid ABC transporter permease, translating into MFYREAGDFKTSYSEDSQTFPILFDRYRYYFVLVVGALVIPFVLNDYWANSILIPFLIYAIAAIGLNILTGYCGQVSLGTGGFMAVGAYTSYKLMTAFPGLDMISVTLLSGVMTAMVGVAFGLPSLRIKGFYLAVATLAAQFFLVWLFNKVPWFYNYSASGQISAPERDFFYFINVPVTGPNAESWAKYLFCFLFVFVLAWVARNLTRGSVGRQWMAIRDMDIAAEIIGVNPLKAKLTAFAVSSFYVGIAGALLFTVYLGAAEVGEAYGITKSFLVLFMIIIGGLGSIFGSFAGAAFMVLLPVVLKVLLVDTFGMDTALSAHFQFVIVGGLIMFFLIVEPHGLARLWALAKEKLRLWPFPH; encoded by the coding sequence ATGTTTTACCGGGAAGCGGGCGATTTCAAAACGTCCTACAGCGAAGACAGCCAGACATTTCCGATCCTGTTTGATCGCTATCGCTACTACTTTGTGTTGGTCGTCGGGGCCTTGGTTATTCCGTTCGTTCTGAACGATTACTGGGCGAATTCGATCCTGATCCCGTTCCTGATCTATGCGATCGCGGCGATCGGGCTGAACATCCTGACGGGCTATTGCGGGCAGGTCAGCCTTGGCACCGGCGGGTTCATGGCGGTGGGGGCCTATACGTCCTACAAGCTGATGACCGCGTTTCCGGGGCTCGACATGATCTCGGTCACGTTGCTGAGCGGCGTGATGACGGCGATGGTTGGCGTGGCGTTTGGCTTGCCGAGCTTGCGGATCAAGGGGTTCTATCTGGCGGTTGCGACGTTGGCGGCGCAGTTCTTCCTCGTTTGGTTGTTCAACAAGGTGCCGTGGTTCTACAACTACTCGGCCTCGGGCCAGATCAGCGCGCCAGAGCGGGATTTCTTCTACTTCATCAATGTGCCGGTCACCGGCCCGAATGCGGAATCCTGGGCGAAGTACCTGTTCTGCTTCCTGTTCGTCTTCGTGCTGGCCTGGGTCGCGCGGAACCTGACGCGGGGCAGTGTGGGCCGGCAGTGGATGGCGATCCGCGACATGGATATCGCCGCCGAGATCATCGGGGTGAACCCGTTGAAGGCAAAACTGACGGCCTTTGCGGTGTCGAGCTTCTATGTGGGCATCGCGGGCGCGCTGCTGTTCACCGTCTATCTGGGCGCGGCGGAAGTGGGGGAAGCCTACGGCATCACCAAGAGCTTCCTCGTGCTGTTCATGATCATCATTGGCGGCTTGGGAAGCATCTTCGGCAGCTTTGCGGGCGCGGCGTTCATGGTTCTGCTGCCGGTCGTGTTGAAGGTGTTGCTGGTCGATACCTTCGGGATGGACACGGCGCTGAGCGCGCATTTCCAGTTCGTGATCGTGGGCGGGTTGATCATGTTCTTCCTGATCGTGGAGCCCCACGGGCTGGCCCGGCTGTGGGCCTTGGCAAAAGAGAAATTGAGATTGTGGCCGTTCCCGCACTAG
- a CDS encoding branched-chain amino acid ABC transporter permease produces MPDQLIFAMEVTLNGLMTGVMYALVALGFVLIFKASGIFNYAQGVMALFAAMTLVGIQDGRVPFAHLINEIFGTDIHHFGWHVPALGAILLTVLVMIAFAYLVQRFVFKHLVGQEPIILFMATIGLAYFLEGVSDLMWGSEIRNLDVGLPQGINDWIDITTFEVFGYGFFIDNLDIAATLIAAILVMGLIAYSQYTKNGRAMRAVADDHQAALSVGISLNYVWVLVWSLAGIVALVAGIMWGSKSGVQFSLSLIALKALPVLMLGGFTSIPGAIVGGLIIGVGEALFEFSVGPMIGGATENWFAYVLALLFLVFRPQGLFGEKIIERV; encoded by the coding sequence ATGCCTGACCAGTTAATTTTCGCGATGGAGGTCACGCTCAACGGGCTGATGACCGGGGTGATGTATGCGCTGGTGGCGCTTGGGTTTGTCTTGATCTTCAAGGCGTCCGGCATCTTCAACTATGCCCAAGGGGTCATGGCGCTGTTTGCGGCGATGACGTTGGTGGGCATTCAGGACGGCAGGGTGCCCTTTGCGCATCTGATCAACGAGATCTTCGGCACCGACATCCACCACTTCGGCTGGCACGTCCCGGCGCTGGGGGCGATCTTGCTGACGGTGCTGGTGATGATCGCCTTTGCCTATCTGGTGCAACGGTTCGTGTTCAAACATCTGGTGGGCCAAGAGCCGATCATTCTGTTCATGGCCACGATCGGGCTGGCCTACTTCCTTGAAGGCGTGAGCGACCTGATGTGGGGCAGCGAGATTCGCAACCTCGACGTGGGGCTGCCGCAGGGGATCAACGATTGGATCGACATCACCACGTTTGAAGTCTTCGGCTACGGTTTCTTCATCGACAATCTGGATATTGCCGCCACGCTGATCGCCGCGATCCTTGTGATGGGGCTGATTGCCTATTCGCAATACACCAAGAATGGCCGCGCGATGCGGGCGGTGGCGGACGATCACCAAGCGGCGCTGAGCGTTGGGATCTCGCTCAACTACGTGTGGGTTCTGGTCTGGTCGCTGGCGGGAATCGTCGCGCTGGTGGCGGGGATCATGTGGGGCAGCAAGTCTGGCGTGCAGTTCTCGCTTAGCTTGATCGCGCTGAAGGCGTTGCCGGTGCTGATGCTGGGCGGCTTCACGTCGATCCCCGGCGCCATTGTCGGCGGGCTTATCATTGGCGTCGGAGAGGCGCTGTTTGAATTCTCGGTCGGTCCGATGATCGGCGGAGCCACGGAAAACTGGTTCGCCTACGTATTGGCGCTTCTGTTCCTCGTCTTCCGGCCCCAGGGCCTGTTCGGCGAAAAAATCATCGAGAGGGTCTGA
- a CDS encoding ABC transporter ATP-binding protein: protein MLDQAEGHVTADGRKIGPVVLEMREITLRFGGVEAIKNISFDVREGEIRAIIGPNGAGKSSMLNVISGFYNPQEGQVMYRGAQRPSMRPYQVARQGIARTFQNIALFEGMSVLDNVMTGRLNHMNSGLLGQAMWWGKAEKEEVANRAKVEEVIDFLEIQAIRKTPVGRLPYGLKKRVELARALAAEPQILLLDEPMAGMNVEEKEDMSRFILDVNDEFGTTIVLIEHDMGVVMDLSDRVVVMDYGKKIGDGTPDEVRNNQEVIDAYLGVAHD, encoded by the coding sequence ATGCTTGATCAGGCAGAAGGTCACGTAACCGCAGATGGGCGCAAGATTGGGCCTGTGGTTTTGGAGATGCGCGAAATTACCCTTAGATTTGGGGGGGTTGAGGCGATCAAGAACATCTCGTTCGACGTGCGCGAAGGCGAGATTCGGGCGATCATCGGCCCGAACGGGGCGGGGAAATCCTCGATGCTGAACGTCATCAGCGGCTTCTATAATCCGCAAGAAGGCCAGGTCATGTATCGCGGGGCGCAACGACCCTCGATGCGGCCCTATCAGGTGGCGCGCCAAGGCATCGCCCGCACGTTCCAGAACATCGCGCTGTTCGAGGGGATGAGCGTTCTCGACAACGTCATGACCGGGCGACTGAACCACATGAATTCGGGCCTTCTGGGCCAGGCTATGTGGTGGGGCAAAGCCGAAAAGGAAGAGGTTGCGAACCGTGCGAAGGTTGAGGAAGTCATTGATTTTCTTGAGATTCAAGCCATCCGCAAAACGCCCGTGGGCCGCTTGCCCTATGGTCTTAAGAAGCGGGTCGAACTGGCCCGCGCCTTGGCGGCCGAGCCGCAGATTCTGCTGCTGGATGAGCCGATGGCGGGCATGAACGTGGAGGAGAAAGAAGACATGTCGCGCTTCATCCTCGACGTGAATGATGAGTTCGGCACCACCATCGTTTTGATCGAGCACGACATGGGCGTGGTGATGGACCTTTCCGACCGCGTCGTGGTGATGGATTACGGCAAGAAGATTGGCGACGGCACGCCCGATGAGGTGCGCAACAACCAAGAGGTGATCGACGCGTATCTGGGCGTGGCCCATGACTGA